The Ferrimonas balearica DSM 9799 genome includes the window GATTTTTCAGGTAGGTTTTGACGCGCTCAGCAGCGGCTTCGGTCAGCGAAATGCCCATGGGTACAACTCCAGCTTGATTACTTGTCTTGCTTGCTCTTGTAGTCCGCAATGGCCGCCTTAATGGCGTCCTCTGCCAGGATAGAGCAGTGAATTTTCACCGGCGGCAAGGCCAGCTCTTCAGCAATGGCGGTGTTCTTGATCTGCTCCGCTTCATCCAGGGTTTTACCCTTCACCCATTCGGTGACCAGGGAGCTGGAAGCGATGGCGCTGCCACAACCGTAAGTCTTGAACTTGGCGTCTTCAATCACGCCGCCTTCGCTGATCTTCAGTTGCAGCTTCATTACGTCACCACAAGCGGGCGCACCCACCATGCCGGTGGCCACGTTCGGGTCGTTCTTGTCGAACGAGCCAACGTTGCGCGGGTTTTCGTAGTGGTCGATAACTTTATCACTGTAAGCCATGACTAACTCCAATACTTACTCTGTTCGTGAGGGCGATCCCGCCTTAATGACGGGACCCCGAAAACCCTTAGTGGGCGGTCCATTCCACCTTGGACAGGTCAACCCCGTCCTTAAACATCTCCCACAGCGGGGACATGTCGCGCAGCTTACCGATGGCATCGTTGATGATGCTGACGGCGTAGTCCACTTCCTCTTCAGTGGTGAAGCGACCAATGGAGAATCGGATGGAGCTGTGTGCCAGCTCGTCGTTCAGGCCCAGGGCACGCAGCACGTAGCTCGGCTCCAGAGACGCTGAGGTACAGGCACTGCCGGAGGAGACGGCCAGGTCTTTCAGGGCCATGATCAGGGACTCACCTTCAACAAAGTTGAAGCTGACGTTGAGGTTACCGGCCACACGTTGCTCGATGTCACCGTTGACGTACACCTCTTCCATGTCCTTGATGCCGTTCCACAGACGGTTACGCAGCGCCAGGATGCGGTCGTTCTCAGACGCCATCTCGGCTTTGGCGATGCGGGCAGCTTCGCCCAGGCCCACGATCTGGTGGGTCGCCAGGGTGCCGGAGCGCATGCCGCGCTCGTGGCCACCGCCGTGCATCTGGGCTTCCAGACGAACGCGGGGCTTACGACGTACGTACAGGGCACCGATGCCCTTGGGGCCGTACATCTTGTGGCCGGAGATGGAGATCAGGTCGACCTTCATGGTTTTCACGTCCAGCGGGATCTTACCGGCGCTCTGAGCCGCATCCACGTGCAGCAGAATGCCTTTGGCGCGACACAGTTCGCCGATGGCGGCGATATCGTGGATCACACCGATCTCGTTGTTCACGTGCATGATGGAAACCAGAATGGTGTCTTCACGCATCGCTTCTTCGAAGCGGGTCAGCGGGATGATGCCGTTGGCGTCCGGCTCCAGGTAGGTCACTTCGTAACCTTCGCGCTCGAGCTGACGAGTGGTATCCAGTACCGCTTTGTGTTCGGTTTTGCTGGTGATGATGTGCTTGCCCTTCTTACCGTAGAAGTGGGCCACACCTTTGATCGCCAGGTTGTTGGATTCGGTTGCGCCGGAGGTGAAGACGATCTCGCGGGGATCGGCGTTGATCAGCTCAGCCACCTGGTTACGGGCCACGTCCACGGCCTCTTCGGCTTGCCAGCCAAAGCGGTGGGAGCGAGACGCCGGGTTACCAAAGTTACCGTCCGGGGTCAGGTATTTAATCATCTCCTCGGCGACACGGGGGTCGGTCGGAGTGGTGGCGGAATAATCAAAATAGATCGGGAGTTTCATCTTCTTCTCCGCTTGCGGGCCGGTCAAATGTGGTACCGGCGAAGTACAACATAAAAGCGTGTGTTCAGGCGCGAGCCTGAACCCGGGTCTGGGCCTGCTCTTGGCGCAGGCTGACCACCTGGACATCACGATTGGCCATCAAATCGGCCAGGCTGATGCCGTTCAAAAAACTGGAGATGCGATCACTGAGATCGCCCCACAATGAGTGGGTCAGGCACCGGGCGCCGCCCTGGCAATTGCTCTTGCCGTGGCAACGGGTGGCATCGACGGATTCATCCACCGCATGCACCACCATACCGACAGCGATCTCCGCCGCCGGACGGCCCAGCAGGTAGCCACCGCCTGGTCCACGAACACTGGACACCAGGCCATGCTTACGCAGCTTGGCGAACAACTGCTCCAGGTACGACAGGGAGATGCCCTGTCGCTCAGAGATGTCCGCCAGGGGCACCGGCCCTTCGGGGGAGTGCAGTGCCACGTCCAGGATGGCTGTCACCGCGTAGCGGCCTTTCGATGTGAGTCTCATGCCAACTTCCTTCCTACTGTCTGCCGCCCAGTCTACATACCCGACCATTTTAGTCAAGTATTAAACCCAGTAATCTACTCGGGATTATTTCAGGGAATACCCCGGCGGCGGGCCCGGGTATTTAACCCCATTGACCGCTCGGGATCAATGACCGAACCCGCGGGAATTGACCGATTACATCGACCGGTTTTTTGAACTGGATCACGGCATTGCGCCAACGCGGCGTGACAGGGCAGCAACTTCCTCGGTTCAACTGCCTTTTTTTCGACCAGTCGTCTTATCCACTGAGGTCAATACACCGCGAAGAATGGCCAGTTCGGTCTGCTCAGGACGAGCACGATTGAACAGGCGACGCAGCTTGTTCATCACCTGCCCGGGGTGGGCCTTAATGATAAAGCCGGTGTGGCTGAGGGTCTGTTCGAGGTGCTGGTACAGCCCCTCCATCTGGCCCTGAGTCGGGTATTCCACCTCGGCCTCCGGGCTGGGTTGCTCGGTCTGGGCCAGGTGAGCCATGCGGGTCTCATAGCTGAGCAGCTGCACCGCCTGGGCCAGGTTCAGGGAGCTGTATTCCGGGTTGGCGGGAATGCAGACGTGGTAATGGCACATCTGCAGCTCTTCATTACTCAGTCCGGAATTCTCACGGCCAAACACCAGCGCCACCGGGCCGGTGTTGGCTTCGCTGGCCAGTTTGACCCCGGCTTCACGGGCGTCCAGCATGGGCCAGCTCAGGGTGCGACTGCGCGCGCTGGTGCCAATAACCAGTGAGCAATCGGCAATGGCGGACGCCAGATCGTCGGTGACCACCAGATTCTTAAGCAGGTCAGAGGCGCCCGCGGCCAGCGCAATGGACTGGCCATCCGGCGCCACTTTGGGTTCCGCCAGGAACAGTTGGGACAGGCCCATGGTTTTCATGGCACGGGCGGCGGAGCCGATGTTGCCGGGGTGGGTGGTGCCCACCAGGACGATACGGACGTTACTGAGCATTCTCTGTGGCCGATAGGTCAATTTCTGTGGTGGCGGAGTCTACCACAGCCACCGTCTATGCTAGATATCTATCCAACGGAAAGCGGGCGCGTGTGATGCAGTCGCTTGCACTGGGTGGCAGTTGCGGGTAGTATTTTGCGCCCTGCCGCAGGCGAGTGCCTGAGCCCGGCTCACCGTTCTTTCACATCCTGGGGTATCGATATGCATCCGATGCTGAACATCGCTGTGCGCGCTGCGCGCAACGCGGGTAACGTTATTGCCCGTGCTTTTGAAGATCTGGACAAAGTAGAAGCCGAACAGAAAGGCCTCAACGATTTTGTCACCAACGTAGACCGGGATGCGGAACGCGCCATCGTGGCCACCATCCAAAAGGCCTACCCGAAGCACACCATCATTGGTGAAGAGTGCGGCACCATCACTGGCGAACACGACGAGTTCCAATGGATTATCGATCCCCTGGATGGCACCACCAACTTCATGAAGGGTATCCCCCATTTCGCCGTCTCCATTGCTCTGCAGATCAAGGGCAAGATTGAGCACGGCGTTATCTACGACCCGATCCGCAACGAACTGTTCTCCGCCAGCCGTGGCGCCGGCGTTCAGCTAAACGGCTACCGCATTCGTGTTGCCAACAAGCGTGACCTGAAAGGTACCATTCTGGGCACTGGCTTCCCGTTCAAGCAGCGTCAGCACATGGAACCCTACATGGCGATCTTCGCTGAGCTGTTCAACGACGTGGCCGACATGCGTCGCGCCGGTTCTGCTGCGCTGGACCTGGCCTACGTGGCTGCTGGCCGCCTGGACGGTTTCTGGGAGATCGGCCTGAAGCCGTGGGACATCGCCGCTGGTGAACTGATGGTTCGCGAAGCCGGTGGTCTGGTCAGCGACTTTGTGGGTGGCCACGGTCAACTGACCTCCGGCAACATCGTTGCTGGCGCCCCGAAAGTGACCGCTTCCATCGTCAGCAAGATGCGCGCGCACCTGACCGAATCCCTCAAGCGCTAAGCTTGGGATTCCAAAACATCAAAAAACGCCGTCCTGTGACGGCGTTTTTTTTATCTTCATTGCCAGGCCGTTCAGGCCGTGGTGCGGCGCTGACTGTGCCACCAGCGACTGGTTCGCATCAGCGCAAACCACCCCAGTAGCCCAAGCGCCACCACCGGCGCCGTCAACACACACAGCAACCCCACCCAAAACGCCGGCAATCGCCTCGGATGCAACCAACGCTGGTGACGTGTCGATTCGTTTTGCATAGCGCCCCCTGATCCCGCAGCCCTGTGACATTAAGCATGGACGAAAAAATGCCGGGCGCGAGGGCCCGGCCAATAACGAGAAGCCATGTGAAAAAGTCTGGCGCCGGATCGCTCCGACACCCGGCACTGTGCATCATCATGATGACATTGCCATGACACGGGGCCCCAAAACCGCGCAATGGCAACCCGCCAGCCACCGGGGCAAGCGAAAAGACGCACAATTTCAGTTGGTACGGCAATTGCTGACGGACAGGCAGAGGCCTTTTCTAGGAGAGTGTTATGCCGTGGATCCCGTTACCGCCCGCTGACCTGCCATCCCTGCCCAACCACTTGCAGCTGAGTCAGACGTTTCCGGACCTGTTGCTGTATCAGGACCCCTACAGCCACCGCCTCTACGCCATGCACAACCGCAACCCGCTGAACCTGGCCGAAGCGTTGATGGATGGGGTTGTGGTGCACCTTGGGGAGCATCCTGTACTGGCGATCGCCGACGCCCATTTCGCCCTGGCCACCGGCGATTGCCTGGAGCTGCCGGCAATGGCACTGCCGGTGGTGCCAACCCGGCGTTGGCAACAACAGATGGAGATCTACCTGCCGAGCCATTGATTGAGTTCGCTTTATTGACAGAAATCCCTCTCGGCTGCGGGCACCAATTCTGCGATTGCGATCACAACATCCGACGTGGGCAGTTACATCCCCTGCCAGTAAACTAGTTCTCAGTCAATCCAACGGATCGAGTCAATGAACGGACTGTATAAACGCTTCGGCAGCAAAAGCCTGAAGATCGCCGAACACGGCATCCTGATCATCATCTCCATCGCGACCCTGTTCGCCATCTTTGAAGAGGTGATGCTGATGTTTAACCGCGGCAGTGTCGAACTGGGCGACCTGCTGCTGCTGTTTATCTACCTGGAAGTGCTGGCCATGGTGGCCAACTATGCGGAGGTGGGGAAACTGCCTATCCGGATGCCAATCTACATCGCCATCGTGGCGTTGGCGCGTTACCTGATTCTGGATATGAAGGCGATGGACGACTGGCGGGTACTGGCGATCGCCTTCTCCGCGCTGGTGCTGGCCGCCGCGGTTATCGTGATCCGCTTTGGCCAGCTGAAACTGCCCTATCCGAAGGACAATATCGACTGATTCTCAGCCGTGATTGCAGACCCGGGCGGCGTTTACCTGGTAACCGTCGCCCAGCTGGGTCAGCTTGTCCCGCTCCAGCAAGAACGCCAGCAAGGCATCGGTGGTCAGTTCACTGGCCTTGCAGGTGTGAAAGCGCACCTCGGCACCGAATCGCTCGGCGGCCATCTCTTTGAGCTGCGCCAGGGTTTTCGGCTCTTCCGCTTCGGCAACCATGGCCAGAAACTCGTGGGCGTGTACACTGCTCATAAATCGCTCCTTATCAGTTAATGGGTAGATGATATGCATCTTTTTGGCTGGGTTCGGTGATCCCGCTCCGATTTCTGCATCATCCCCTGGGCCACACGCCTGCATGGAAAACCTCGATCTCATCATCAGCCTGACCCAACAGATGAGCCTCTACCTGGTATTGGCCTACCTGTTGACCAAAACCCCGGTGCTCCGCCCCATGGTGGACCTGGCGGTGCACCTGCCCCACAAGCTGATGCTCTACATGGCCTTTTCGCTGTTGTGCATCATGGGCACCTATTTTGGCGAAGCCACCCACGGCGCCATCGCCAACACCCGCGCCATCGGCGCCATCCTCTCCGGCCTGCTCGGCGGCCCGGTGGTGGGCACGCTGGTGGGGCTGACCGGCGGGCTGCATCGTTACTCCCTCGGTGGGTTTACCGACGTCGCCTGCGCCATCTCCACCACTGCAGAGGGGTTGTTGGCGGGCCTGATGCACCAGCGCCTGGTGCGCAAAGGCAACCTCGACCGGCTGTTCGACCCACGCCGGGTGGCATTGACCGCCCTGACCGCCGAAACCGTGCAGATGCTGATCATCCTTGCGGTGGCCCGTCCCTTTGATGAGGCACTGGCCCTGGTCAAGGTGATCGCATTGCCGATGATGCTGGTGAACTCCCTCGGTGCGGCGCTGTTTATGAGCATGATCCGCGACCAGCGGGCGATTGCGGAAAAGCTGTCGTCGGTGCACTCCGCCAAGGCCCTTAAGATTGCCGAGCGCACCGTCGGCGTGCTGGTGAATGGGTTTAATCAGGAAACCACCGCCAAGGTGGCACGCATCATCTTTGAAGAGACCAAAGTCAGCGCCGTGGCCATCACCGACCGTGAAAAGCTGCTGGCCTTTATCGGCACCGGGGCGGACCACCACATTCCCGGCACGCCCATCTCCTCGAAAATGACGCTGGAAGCGATCGCCACCAACCAGGTGGTGTTTGCCGATGGGGTCGAGCGCCCCTACCGCTGCTCGCTGTCCGACCACTGCCAGCTGGGCTCCAGCCTGATTGTGCCCCTGCGCAGCGAGAATGAGGTGATCGGCACCATTAAGCTGTACGAAACCAAAAAGCGGCTGTTCCTGAGCCTGAACCAGACATTGGGCGAGGGGATCGCCCGCCTGCTGTCGAACCAGATCCTGACCGGCCGTTACCTGGAACAGAAAAGCCTGCTGACCCAGGCTGAGCTCAAGCTGCTGCATGCCCAGGTCAACCCGCACTTCCTGTTTAACGCGCTCAACACCCTGGCCGCCATCACCCGGCGTTCGCCGGAGCAGGCGCGGGAGCTGATCCAACACCTGGCCGCATTCCTGCGGGGCAACCTCAAGCGGGGCACCGGCGAGATCACCCTGGCGGAGGAGCTGGAGCACATCCAGGCCTACCTCACCATCGAACAGGCCCGTTTCGGCGACCGCCTGCAGGTGTCAATTCAGGTGCCGGATGCCCTGCGTCACTGCCGACTGCCCACCTTCACCCTGCAGCCGCTGGTGGAGAACGCCATCAAGCACGGCACCTCCACCCTGCTGGAGCCGGGCAAAATCGAGATTGGCGCACGGCAAGAGCAGGAGACCCTCGCCCTCTGGGTCAGCGACAACGCCGGCGCCTATGAAGCCAAGAGCAGCTCAGATGGACTGGGCATGAACATCGTCGACCGCCGTATCAAGAATGAGTACGGTGAACAATATGGCGTGCAGGTGCACTGCGAACCGCAGGTGCGTACCGAGATTGAAGTGCGCCTGCCCAAGAGAGAACTGGCATGATTCGAACCCTGTTGATCGATGACGAACCGCTGGCCCGGGAGGAGCTGGCCATCCTGCTGGAACACCACGACGACATCGAGATCGTCGGCGAGGCCAATAACGCCATTGAGGGCATGGCCCAGATTAACCAGCTCAAACCGGATCTGGTGTTTCTCGACATCCAGATGCCCAAGATCACCGGTATGGAGATGCTGGCCATGCTCGACCCGGGCACCATGCCCCGGGTGGTGTTTGTCACCGCCTACGACCAGCACGCCGTCGCCGCGTTTGAAAAGAACGCCTTTGACTACCTGCTGAAGCCGGTGGTGGAGTCCCGCCTGGCCACCACACTTGAGCGGGTGCGGGCGGCGCAATCGCCCCAGCAGCCCCTGGCCGAGGTGCTGGGAGAAACCATCCGCCACCTGCCCTGCTATCAGCGTAACACCCTGAAAGTGGTACGGATGGAGCAGGTGGAGTACGTCTTTTCTGACCTCAGCGGCGTGCACGTAGCCACCGCCGCCGACACCAGCCACACCCAGCTCACCCTGAAGGTGCTGGAGGAGCGTTCGCCCCTGATCCGTTGCCACCGCCAGTATCTGGTGAACCCGGAGGCGATTGCTGCCATCCGGCTGCAGGAAGGGGGGTATGGCGAGATTGAAACCCACAGTGGCCAGAAGCTGCCGGTCAGCCGCCGCTATATGAAAGGGCTGAAACAAACCTTCGGATTTCAGTAGCCCTTGTGGCACATCGCCGTGCCCCGTCTACACTCAGATAACCCCTGCGGGGTGCATTTTGATGTGGTAATTGAGTGAGGTACTGGCATGTCTCTGACCAAGGCGGACTTAACCGCCCACCTGGTCGACCATCTTCACCTCAAGGTCACCGACGCTAAGGTGCTGGTGGACACTTTCTTTGAGGAGATCCGACATACCCTTGAAAAGGGTGAAGAGGTCAAGCTAAGTGGATTCGGTGTGTTTCATCTGAGAGACAAAAACCCCAGGCCGGGACGGAACCCGAAAACCGGTGAAGAACATGAGATCACGGCCAGGCGGGTCGTGACCTTTGCCGCAGGGGGCAAGCTTAAAGGGCGGGTAGCCACCCTAAAAGCCTGAATCACAACGCCGCGGTTTCCGCGGCGTTGTCTTTATGGGCAGAACCAAACCGCTTATCCCCCATTTTCTGCCACTCACTGCGCCAGCCTGCCGCTCGCCCTCCCCTACCACCGCTCGGGTGAAAAATCCTTCCGCTTAGCTGAACGAAACGCCGTTTACCGGTTTGGCCGAACCGCTTATCGCCGGATAGTGCCGCTCAACCAGTGTTGGCAACCGCTCGACAGATAGCACAGGAATGAGCGCGATTCAGTCAGTAAACTGCCGCTAATCTCATTCGAGGACAATAACAATGCTCTGGTTCTTCACTTGCGTTGGCCTGCTGATCGGCGGCTACTTCATCTACGGCGCCTTCATCGAGAAGGTGTTTGGCATCAACGAACAGCGCCAGACTCCGGCGCACACCAAAACCGACGGCGTGGACTACGTGCCCATGTCCAAGAACAAGGTGTACCTGGTTCAGCTGCTCAACATCGCCGGTGTCGGTCCGATCTTCGGCCCGATCATGGGTGCCCTGTACGGCCCGGCCGCACTGCTGTGGATCGTTATCGGCTGTGTCTTCGCCGGTGCCGTTCACGACTACTTCTCCGGTATGCTGTCCGTGCGTAACGGCGGTGCCTCCGTACCGTCCATCGTGGGCAAGTACCTGGGCAACGGCGCCAAGCACTTTATGAACCTGTTTGCGATTGTCCTGCTGCTGCTGGTGGGTGTGGTGTTCGTTTCCGCGCCGGCTGGCATGATCACTAGCCTGATCAACGAGCAAACCAGCATGACCGTCAGCCTGGGCATGATGGTGGCCGTTATCTTCGCGTACTACGTGATCGCCACCATCGTTCCGGTGGACAAGATCATCGGTCGCTTCTACCCCTTCTTCGGCGCCCTGCTGATCTTCATGTCCGTTGGCCTGATTGGCGCGCTGATCGTCTCCAGCGAGCACAGCCTGATGGCGGGTTACCAGGTGAGCGACATGTTCACCAACATGAACCCGAACGACATGCCGCTGTGGCCTGCCCTGTTCATCACCATCGCCTGTGGTGCCATCTCCGGCTTCCACGCCACTCAGTCTCCGCTGATGGCGCGCTGCATGGAGAACGAGAAGAACGGCCGTTTCGTGTTCTACGGAGCCATGATTGGTGAGGGTGTGATTGCCCTGATCTGGTGTGCCCTGGCCCTGTCCTACTTCCCGGACGTACAGTCTCTGGCCGAAGCCGTGAAGAACGGCGGCCCGGGTAACGTGGTGTACTCCGCTTCCTTCGGCCTGCTCGGCGTGTTCGGCGGCATCATCGCCTTCCTGGGTGTGGTGATTCTGCCCATCACCTCCGGTGACACCGCGTTCCGCTCCAGCCGTCTGATTCTGGCTGAGTACTTCAACATGGAGCAGACCAGCATCAAGAACCGCCTGGTGATTGCTGCCCCGCTGTTCGCCATCGGTGCGGTACTGACCCAAGTGGACTTCGGCATCATCTGGCGCTACTTCGGTTTCGCCAACCAGCTGACCGCCGTCATGATGCTGTGGACCGCCAGCGCCTACCTGGCCCGTGCTGACAAGCTGCACTGGATCACCACCATCCCGGCCATGTTTATGACCTCGGTCGTGACCACCTTCATCCTCAACAACGCCACCCTGGGCTTTGGTCTGGATATGACCATCTCCACCGCCTGTGGCGTACTGACCGCTGCCGTTGTGGCCTTCGTTGTCACCAACGTTATCGGTAAGCAGGCACTGCCGGCTGATGCGGAAGCCTAATCCCGCAGACTGAGTCAAACGCAAAAACGGAGCCAGCTGGCTCCGTTTTTTTGTGCCCTTTCGGCACGGGGTTTGTCTTCGCTTTGTCACTGCTGCGCCGCCAAACCGTCATTGACCGACGCCAGACTGCGCCCGTGTTTTATCAAGACCGGTTGACCCGCCATGCCATCACCTGACATCGACCTGACCGCCACCACCGACGCCAGCCGCACTGACCACTGGAAGGTGGAAGGGATATGGCGGGGCCCGCAAGGGAGCGCCCGAGACATTCGCCACTTCCGTGGCAGCCGCAGCCATGTGGAGCGGGTGCTTACCCGTCTGGAGGGAAAAGGTCGGCTGCTGCGTCGCCTCAGTCTGCAGCCAGCGTGATCGCACCAGGGGTGAACCGCCCCGGCTTAAGTTGGGCCAGCTCAGTGGCGTACTGCGCCTGCTCCGCTGCGCTCAGCACCAGCAGGATTTGCTCGCCTTCACTCAGCTTTGCGGCAAAGTCGGTTTCGGGAGAGAACCGGTGTCGCTCGGCATCCCGTCGACAGAAACGTTCCAACGAATCAGGCAAAGGTTGCGTGCTGTAAAGCCCATCCAGGCCCTGTAGCACCTCCAGCGAGGCGATGGGCAACCGGGTAGGGTCAGAGGCCGGGTCTATTAGCCAACAGCGTCCTGGGGCGTTCTGGCCCCGTTCTGCTCGGCTCAGCCGTGCTGGTGTGTGTTCATCCCAGTTCAATCCATTGTCACTGAGAAAACGCTGCCACACCGCTCTGGGTTGCGCCTGTTCCCGCATCACCCGGGGTCGCTGCTCGCCGATAAAGCGCGCCAACCGACCCAGGGTGGCCGGCAACACCCCCTCCAGCAACGCCCGCAGGCTGCGCACCAGCACCGGGGCCCCGCCTTCGCTGCCGATGGCCACCACCACGGGAGCCCGGTCCACAATGGCCGGGGTAATGACGCTGCAGGCTTCGGGGTCATCCACCACGTTCACCCATAATCCCCGGGCGCGGGCGTGTTCACTGACGGTGCGATTGAGGGCGGGATCATCGGTGGCGGTGATCACCCCCTGGTGACCATTGAGCTGCTGATCATGGTAGAACTGGGCCAGATGGCGGATTCGACCGCTGCGGATAAGGGTCTCGATGGCGGGCACAATGCGCGGTGCAATTACGGTGAGGTGGGCTTCGGTTCGGCTCCATAACGCCAGCTTTCGGGCCGCCACTTCGCCACCGCCAATCACCACCACCGACAGATTCTGGGTGTCATGGAACAGGGGGAAGTAACGCATCAGGCCTCCGGCTCGGCGCCACAGCGCCAGCACACCTCGAAATGGCCATCATTTTGTTCACCACAGGCGGCACACTGCCACGGCGCCAGCTCCTGCTGATAGCGTTGCAGCAGGGTCAGGGCCTCGCTCTGGTGACGGCGCTCCACCAGCAGGCGCACCTCCTGGCTTTCCACCGGTAACTCACCGGCTGCACCGCCGAGCGCTTCTCCCAGCACCCGCACGAGAATGCCGTGCTGTTCCAGGTAACCTTTGACAGCATGGGCTTCGATCATATTGGCTGCGCGATACAGCTCGACATAACTATCCATGTGGACTTCATCTCCTTGTCGCATGGATGACGGCATTACCCCATCCGGGCCAGCTAACAAAAAGCCACCCCGAGGGGTGGCTTGTCAAGTGACTTCGCAAAAGTCAGGGGATCAGCGGGTCCTGATCCGCCCCTTCCTTCTCGACCTGCACCGGCAGCATGTGCTCGCGGGTCAGGCCCAGGCGGATGGAAGCGTAGCTGGCCACGTAGATAGAGGAGTAGGTACCCACACCAATACCCAGCAGCAGCGCCGTGGCAAAACCGTGGATCATGGTGCCGCCCAGCAGGAACAGGGCCACCACTACCGCCAGCGTGGTGCCGGTGGTGATGATGGTACGGCTCATGGTCTGGGTTACGGAGGTGTTCACCACGTGTTCCGGGCTGCCCTTACGCATCTTGCGGAAGTTTTCACGAACCCGGTCAAACACCACGATGGTATCGTTCAACGAGTAACCCACCACCGCCAACAGCGCGGCCAGTACGGTCAGGTCAAACTCCATCTGCAGTAGCGAGAACACACCCAGGGTCACGATCACGTCGTGCGCCAAAGCGATTACGGCACCCAGTGCCAGACGCCATTCAAAGCGCGCTGCCACGTAGGCGAGGATACAGATCAGCGCCACCAGTACGGCCAGGCCGCCCTGCTCCGCCAGCTCTTTACCCACCTGCGGGCCGACAAACTCTACCCGCTTGATCTCGGCGCCATTGCCCAGACCCTTAGCGGCGGCTTCCACCTTGGTCACCAGCTCGTTGCCTTCGCCGGCTTTCGGTGGAATGCGGACGATCAGGTCACGGGCGCTACCGAACTGCTGCACCACGGCGCCTTCGATATCCTGCCCTTCGACCGCACGACGCAGGTCAGCGGGGGAGACCGCTTTGCCGTAGTTCACCTCGATAACGTAACCGCCGGTGAAATCCAGACCCCAGTTGATGCCGCGCACACCCAGGCTGACCAGAGAGGCCACCACCAGAACGATCGACAACAGGCTCACCACCTTGGCGTGCTTCAGGAAGTCGATGGTGCCTTTGACTTTTAATAGCTCAAACATCACATCGCTCCTTTAAATGTCCAGCTTCTTGAGGCGCTTACCGCCCCACAGCGCATTCACCACGGCGCGGGAGCCCACGATGGAGGTGAACATGGAAGTGGCGATACCGATCATCAGGGTCACGGCAAAGCCTTTCACCGGACCGGTACCCACCGCAAACAGGATCAGTGCGGTGATCAGGGTGGTGATGTTGGCGTCAGCAATGGTCGACAGGGCGTTGCTGTAGCCTTCATGAATCGCCTGCTGGACGCTGCGTCCGGCTTTCAGCTCTTCACGAATACGCTCGAAGATCAGCACGTTGCCATCCACCGCCATACCTACCGTCAGTACGATACCGGCGATGCCAGGCAGGGTCAGGGTGGCCCCCGGAATCATCGACATGATGCCGACGATCATCACCAGGTTCACCACCAGGGCGCCCACGGCGATCAGACCAAACTTGCGGTAGTAGATGGCCATAAAGACCAC containing:
- the secF gene encoding protein translocase subunit SecF yields the protein MFELLKVKGTIDFLKHAKVVSLLSIVLVVASLVSLGVRGINWGLDFTGGYVIEVNYGKAVSPADLRRAVEGQDIEGAVVQQFGSARDLIVRIPPKAGEGNELVTKVEAAAKGLGNGAEIKRVEFVGPQVGKELAEQGGLAVLVALICILAYVAARFEWRLALGAVIALAHDVIVTLGVFSLLQMEFDLTVLAALLAVVGYSLNDTIVVFDRVRENFRKMRKGSPEHVVNTSVTQTMSRTIITTGTTLAVVVALFLLGGTMIHGFATALLLGIGVGTYSSIYVASYASIRLGLTREHMLPVQVEKEGADQDPLIP